The segment TTCAAGCTCGCCGTTATCATTGTAGAACATGTCGGCAGTGAAGACATTCCCGACTTTCAGGTTAAGCCCTTTCTCCACTCCCACGTCATAAGCCTTTTTTAGAAGGTCGAAGTTTGCAGTCGGAGCGTAATCCACGCCACCGAATGTCAAACGGTTCATCTGGGAATCAGTGGATGCACTCATAGCCAAGATGACGTCACGCACCTTCACATCCTTCTGGATAGCTCCGCAAGTTCCTACCCGAACCAGGTTTTGAACATTATATTCATTCATTAATTCATTAATGTAAATGGAAATGGAAGGTACACCCATGCCAGTACCCTGTACAGATATTCTCTCGCCCTTGTATGTACCTGTGAAACCAAGCATTCCTCTTACTTCATTGTAGCAGACCGCATCCTCAAGGAAAGTTTCTGCTATATATTTTGCACGTAACGGATCTCCAGGTAATAGAATCGTTTCCGCTATTTCACCTTGTTTTGCTCCAATATGTACACTCATTATGTTACCTCCTAATAGCTCTTGCCATTGTTACTTTACAACAATGACTACTATACCATATATTACCCATGTTTCAAAAGAATCTCTCCCTAAAAAAGCGCATTCTTTTACAGTTGCAGCAGAAAATAAAAGGGAAAGATATTCTCCTTTCAGGAAGGTGATCCAATTGAAAAAAAAGCTAAGACAAGCTGTTGAACATGCGAATGCAACGAACACAACGAAAAAGAAAACTGCTGAGCCACACACTTCCAGACGAGATAAGCAACAAAGCTAAAATGCACCCCTATCTAAAAAGGAGCTGGGATAAATGGGAAAGAAACACCGTAACAGAATTAATGGGCAGAAGAAGAACAACCATATCAGTCCTGAGGCAATTGAAGCGGAACACACAGCTCATAAAAAGGAACACTCACCGAAGGGCCGTAAAAACGGGCCAGGAAACCATATTTAAAACAAAAGGGGCAAAGTTTGATCTTTGCCCTTTCCTACCTTAACGCACAGCCACCCGATTTATTTTGTTCCACCCACCGAACTCCAAACGGTAGTAGGTTATTCCTAGAGTACCTTCATCAATCATGAGGACATCACCTGTTGCAATAAATCTTCCCTCGTAATCACGCGGTATGGAATCTGTTACATTGAATTTTTTATATACTTTATCCACTACATCCTGATGACTGGTTCCTTCCATGGTTAATCGGAAAATGGGATTGTACCCTTTAGATTCCCCGTAATTAGGTGTTTGCATAATGGTGACATCATATTCCCCTGTACCCATCTTCATCATTCTTTTAAGAGCCAACATCCTTTTCACCCCTCAACCATTTCTATATATAGAATTAGCAATCCACCTTGTCGAATCCTTCATCAGATTATAAAAAGTTTTGTCGAAAAAAATAATTATGTGTTTGAGAGCCTTTTGACACCTTTCAAATCATTAAATCCACTTCTTCCTCATAAGATAACCCGAGGTGGTGAAATTATGTTGTCCAACTGGTTTTCTGGTGCATCATCCAAGCCAAAAAATAAGCTGATGGTACAGGTATGGACCTCAGCAGATAAAGAGCAACTGACTAAAGAATGGACAACATCCACTTCCACCACATCACCAAACGCATTTGAGCAAGAACTAATCTTGGAAATCCGCAACAAAACATCAAACCTCAATCACAATAATGTAACAAGAACAAATGCTTACCTGGACTATTATCTAAAGCATCCAGAGGTCCATTGGAGCCTATTGGCTCACATGGTATCAAGAAACGGGGGATGGAATATGACAGACTTGAAGGCTAGTCATATATCCACACTACTTTCTTATGAGAAAACCTCCATCTTGTTTCGTTTTCTTGAGAAAGCCAATCATCTCATCTTCCAAGATGCATACCCTCAACTACTCCTATACGAAGAAAGCAAAAAGTTGGGAAGATCGCTATTTCATCTCCTCTCCGAATTTCATGTTTCACCTTTCATGAATCCTATATGGACACTTTTTTGGGATAACAACAAAAAAAAAGAGCTTCTTACCGTTTCATTGATCATAAATGAACAGAGTTTCATCGAATATAACCTTCTCCAAAATCCATTCTTTCAGCAAAAAGTTCTATCCAGTTTTACTTATCAATTACAGGAAAAGCTAGGTTTTACTCTAGTTCTCTTTCCTTATTTGAAAGGCTCAAACACC is part of the Sutcliffiella sp. FSL R7-0096 genome and harbors:
- a CDS encoding DUF2515 family protein gives rise to the protein MLSNWFSGASSKPKNKLMVQVWTSADKEQLTKEWTTSTSTTSPNAFEQELILEIRNKTSNLNHNNVTRTNAYLDYYLKHPEVHWSLLAHMVSRNGGWNMTDLKASHISTLLSYEKTSILFRFLEKANHLIFQDAYPQLLLYEESKKLGRSLFHLLSEFHVSPFMNPIWTLFWDNNKKKELLTVSLIINEQSFIEYNLLQNPFFQQKVLSSFTYQLQEKLGFTLVLFPYLKGSNTFLTGLKVQQFSNLATRIEIGKELYVLLFKNQTVLQGCLRFSREKTHSGSRADYFPSVFSSEPTTARKIYSPTIEASWADYDHTPITPVAWFKDIQDASSFFYLPSSMVPADMEKTHLYNVMKLTGMSELHGIFFESEK
- the deoD gene encoding purine-nucleoside phosphorylase, with translation MSVHIGAKQGEIAETILLPGDPLRAKYIAETFLEDAVCYNEVRGMLGFTGTYKGERISVQGTGMGVPSISIYINELMNEYNVQNLVRVGTCGAIQKDVKVRDVILAMSASTDSQMNRLTFGGVDYAPTANFDLLKKAYDVGVEKGLNLKVGNVFTADMFYNDNGELEKWAKYGILAIEMESAALYTLAAKYGRNALSVLTVSDHILTGEETTSEERQSTFSDMMEVALEAVTKK